One segment of Desulfosudis oleivorans Hxd3 DNA contains the following:
- a CDS encoding response regulator produces the protein MSDMQLLIIDDEERFVKTTQALLERKGVHTHVATNGTDAMQVLEKERVDVVVLDIKMPGLDGIETLRVIKKRYPLVEVIMLTGHASAETAVEGMNLGAFDYLMKPCDVEKLLEKAEAAYEKKVAQAEKARKEKIDKIISDPLEALKK, from the coding sequence ATGAGTGACATGCAACTGCTGATCATTGATGATGAAGAGAGGTTTGTCAAAACCACCCAGGCCCTGCTGGAGCGTAAAGGGGTTCACACCCATGTGGCCACCAACGGGACCGATGCCATGCAGGTGCTTGAAAAGGAGCGGGTGGACGTGGTGGTGCTTGACATCAAGATGCCCGGCCTGGACGGCATAGAGACCCTGCGGGTGATAAAAAAACGGTATCCACTGGTGGAGGTGATCATGCTTACCGGCCATGCGTCGGCGGAAACCGCCGTGGAAGGCATGAACCTGGGGGCCTTTGACTACCTGATGAAGCCGTGCGATGTGGAAAAGCTGCTGGAAAAAGCCGAGGCGGCTTATGAGAAAAAAGTCGCGCAGGCGGAAAAGGCCCGGAAAGAGAAGATCGACAAAATCATCAGCGACCCCCTGGAGGCCCTCAAAAAATAG
- a CDS encoding response regulator: MVNVLFVDDEAGFLDIITKRMTKRGVASVGIADGEEALSLIEKQPFDVVVLDVRMPGCRSGIEILKEIKTRWPLVEVIMLTGHALLEVAKTGMENGAFDYLVKPADFDELYYKIRDAGQKKKLQETKIKGIDDIMKKQV; the protein is encoded by the coding sequence ATGGTCAATGTGCTTTTCGTGGATGATGAGGCCGGTTTTCTGGATATCATTACCAAGCGAATGACAAAGCGGGGCGTGGCGTCCGTGGGCATCGCCGACGGGGAAGAGGCCTTGTCGCTGATTGAAAAGCAGCCCTTTGATGTGGTGGTGCTGGACGTCAGAATGCCGGGCTGCAGAAGCGGCATCGAGATTCTCAAGGAGATCAAGACCCGGTGGCCCCTGGTGGAGGTGATCATGCTGACCGGGCATGCCCTGCTGGAAGTGGCAAAAACCGGAATGGAAAACGGCGCGTTTGATTATCTTGTCAAACCGGCCGATTTTGATGAACTGTACTACAAGATCAGAGATGCCGGCCAGAAGAAAAAGCTGCAGGAAACAAAGATAAAGGGAATTGACGATATCATGAAGAAACAGGTGTAA
- a CDS encoding response regulator — protein MTTASVLLVDDEEAFATSNAKLLSNRGYDARTALDGKAALQVLAENNIDVTVLDVRMPGMDGISLLTEIKKRFPLVEVIMLSGQATFETAVEGLKLGASDYLMKPCQISDLVGKIEEALEKRKINEEKQRYEAAREQKGAS, from the coding sequence ATGACGACTGCGAGCGTGTTACTGGTGGATGACGAGGAGGCCTTTGCCACCTCCAACGCAAAACTTCTGAGCAACCGGGGGTATGATGCCCGAACCGCCCTGGACGGCAAAGCGGCACTTCAGGTGCTTGCGGAAAACAACATCGACGTGACCGTGCTGGATGTGCGCATGCCCGGAATGGACGGTATTTCTCTGCTCACGGAGATCAAGAAGCGGTTTCCCCTGGTGGAGGTGATCATGCTCAGCGGCCAGGCAACGTTTGAAACGGCGGTGGAGGGTCTCAAACTGGGCGCCAGCGACTATCTGATGAAACCCTGTCAGATCAGCGACCTTGTCGGCAAAATCGAGGAAGCTCTGGAAAAGCGCAAAATAAACGAAGAGAAACAGCGGTACGAGGCGGCCCGTGAACAGAAGGGGGCCTCATGA